The genomic segment CCTTTCTCTTCAATCTCTTGTTCATCATCACTTCCAGCGATACTCCACCTTACAGCCCCACAGATTACATCCTGATCAACTGCGGATCATCCTCAAACGCAACCTCAGCCGATGGCCGGAACTGGTACGGCGACGCCGGCTCAAAATTCTCCCCTAACGACATGGCGACTATTTCTTCAGCTGTCACAGCCACCGAGCAAGACTCTTCGGTCTCCGGAGCCCCTTATTTAACTGCCCGTATCATTCGTTCTAATTTCTCCTATACCTTCCCTGTCTCCCCCGGAAAAAAGTTCGTCCGCCTTTACTTCTACCCGGCCTCCTACTCCAGCGACTTCAACGCAACTGAATCTTTCTTCGCTGTCTTGGCTAATAACTACACCCTTCTGAGCAACTTTAGCGCATTTTTAACAGTTTCTTTCGGTGGATCCTCATCTGCCTCCCTTGTTAAAGAATTCATCATTAATGTTCAGGCTATGAACCAATTCCTCAACGTTACCTTTTCGCCCTCTCCGAAGGCCTACGCGTTCATTAATGGAATTGAAGTTGTTTCAACCCCGGACGGACTCTACATGGGCAACCATGATATGTCCAGTAATCCCCTCAAAAACGTGAATGATCCCAACATTCAGTTCGAGCTTGATCAGAACGACACTGCCTTCGAAGCTCTTTACAGGCTTAACGTCGGAGGACAAGCTGTTACTGCGTTAGATGATAGTGGGATGTTCCGAGGGTGGGATAGCGATGACAGCTTCACCTGGGGCGCAGATGAAGGGAATCCATGGAGCAATAATAAAATTGCTGTCAAGTACACTCCGCAAACCCCAAATTACACTGCGCCAGCGATAGTTTATACTACCGCAAGGGCGATGGGCAAGTTTAGCACCCGATTCAACTTGAGCTGGACGTTCTCTGTTGATTCTGGGTTTAATTATCTCCTGAGGTTGCATTTTTGCGAGATTGACCCTGATTTGATTACACAAGAGAACCAACGGGTGTTCAGGATATTCATCAGTAACAAAACAGCTGAGGAAGAGGCTGATATTATAAATTGGACCGGCGGCCCCGGAATCCCGGTTTTCAGAGACTACGTCGTGTTCGTTCCACACCCACCGGATGGTCGCCCGAGCAAGCAAGGCTTGTTTCTTGCTCTGTACCCAAATCTCGACGTCAAGCCGAAGTATGCTGATGCAATCTTGAATGGTTTAGAATTGTTCAAATTGAGCAACAGCGGCAGTCTTGCCGGGACCAATCCTGATCAGGCGGCGGATCCCAATTCCCCGATGCCAAACAGCAAGTCACCGAAAAAGGGGAGAGGTGTAAAATCTCCGGTACTTTTTCCTATCGTGGGAGGGGTGGTCGGAGGGTCTGCCTTGGTTTTCATCATCGGTTTCTTGATTTCCCGGCGGCTAAGGAGACGGGTAAAAGATTTTGACCAGAAAAGTGCTTCAAAGTCATCCGGGGTCCAACTTTCAACCAGGTCCAGGTCATCAAAGACAACAAGTGCATCGAGGTCTTCGTCACTGCCTCTAGATCTTTGCCGAAGATTTTCCCTGGAGGAGATCATCTTTGCTACGGCCAACTTCGATGCTAAGTTTGTGATCGGAACCGGAGGATTCGGAAACGTGTACAAAGGGTACATTGACAATAGTCTAATCACAGTTGCTATTAAGCGATTAAATCCTTCGTCAAGTCAAGGGGTCCGCGAATTTCGAACCGAGATCGAGATGCTGTCGAATCTAAGGCATCTTCATCTGGTATCCCTGATAGGTTACTGTGACGAGAAGGGAGAGATGATCTTGGTTTATGATTACATGGCCAATGGCACCCTTCGCGACCACCTCTACAAAACAGATAATCCACCCCTCCCTTGGAAGCAACGGCTTCAGATTTGCATCGGCGCAGCCAGAGGGTTGCATTATCTCCACACCGGCGCCAAGCACAATATCATCCACCGGGACGTCAAGTCAACCAACATATTACTGGACGAGAAATGGGTGGC from the Coffea arabica cultivar ET-39 chromosome 11e, Coffea Arabica ET-39 HiFi, whole genome shotgun sequence genome contains:
- the LOC113718944 gene encoding receptor-like protein kinase FERONIA, coding for MFTPLVYLSFLFNLLFIITSSDTPPYSPTDYILINCGSSSNATSADGRNWYGDAGSKFSPNDMATISSAVTATEQDSSVSGAPYLTARIIRSNFSYTFPVSPGKKFVRLYFYPASYSSDFNATESFFAVLANNYTLLSNFSAFLTVSFGGSSSASLVKEFIINVQAMNQFLNVTFSPSPKAYAFINGIEVVSTPDGLYMGNHDMSSNPLKNVNDPNIQFELDQNDTAFEALYRLNVGGQAVTALDDSGMFRGWDSDDSFTWGADEGNPWSNNKIAVKYTPQTPNYTAPAIVYTTARAMGKFSTRFNLSWTFSVDSGFNYLLRLHFCEIDPDLITQENQRVFRIFISNKTAEEEADIINWTGGPGIPVFRDYVVFVPHPPDGRPSKQGLFLALYPNLDVKPKYADAILNGLELFKLSNSGSLAGTNPDQAADPNSPMPNSKSPKKGRGVKSPVLFPIVGGVVGGSALVFIIGFLISRRLRRRVKDFDQKSASKSSGVQLSTRSRSSKTTSASRSSSLPLDLCRRFSLEEIIFATANFDAKFVIGTGGFGNVYKGYIDNSLITVAIKRLNPSSSQGVREFRTEIEMLSNLRHLHLVSLIGYCDEKGEMILVYDYMANGTLRDHLYKTDNPPLPWKQRLQICIGAARGLHYLHTGAKHNIIHRDVKSTNILLDEKWVAKVSDFGLSKLGPSGGIHSHVSTQVKGSFGYVDPEYYKRQQLTDKSDVYSFGVVLLEVLCGRGAIIPNLPKEQVNLAEWGKRYYAKGIIHQTVDPHMKGEIAPECLRSFAETAINCLKDQGIERPGMNDVVWSLEFALQLQEAAENERG